The Porites lutea chromosome 4, jaPorLute2.1, whole genome shotgun sequence genome contains a region encoding:
- the LOC140935770 gene encoding COP9 signalosome complex subunit 4-like, with translation MAAQVKQMLNSLSNAGGSHKDITGKYREILEKIFKFNDASLTEGLKTFIEAVVHESVSLVVSRQVLTEICNHIPNMDSSIAKQISHFILDKLQPRAISFEEQVATIRKHLAKIYEECQEWREAARVLTGIPLETGQRQYSVDYKMETYLKIAQLYLEDEDPVQAEAYINRASLLQTDTKTEKLQILYKVCYARVLDYRRKFIEAAQRYIDLSYRTAIHDEERMTALKHALICTMLASAGQQRSRMLANLFKDERCQQLPAYGILEKMYLDRIIRGPELHEFANMLMPHQKATTADGSTILDRAVIEHNLLSASKLYNNITFEELGALLEIPPPKAERIASQMISEGRMSGSIDQIDGVVHFETQEVLPSWDRQVQNLCFQVNNVIEKINVHAPDWAEKYLESQMST, from the exons ATGGCGGCTCAAGTGAAGCAAATGCTGAATTCTCTGTCCAATGCCGGTGGTTCACACAAGGATATAACGGGGAAATATCGAGAGATTCTAGAGAAGATTTTTAAATTCAATGATGCGTCTCTCACAGAAGGCCTCAAAACTTTCATTGAAGCCG TTGTTCATGAGAGCGTCAGCCTTGTTGTATCAAGACAAGTCTTAACAGAGATTTGCAATCACATTCCAAACATGGATTCATCTATCGCCAAGCAAATATCACACTTCATACTTGACAAATTACAACCCAGAGCCATCTCCTTTGAGGAACAG GTTGCAACAATTAGAAAACATCTCGCTAAAATATATGAAGAATGCCAAGAATGGAGAGAAGCAGCAAGAGTATTGACTGGGATTCCTCTGGAGACTGGGCAAAG GCAGTATTCAGTGGATTATAAGATGGAAACTTACTTAAAAATTGCACAGCTGTACTTAGAAGATGAAGATCCTGTACAAGCTGAAGCTTACATAAACAGAGCATCTCTGCTTCAAACCGACACGAAGACCGAAAAACTGCAGATTCTTTACAAG gTATGCTATGCTCGTGTCTTGGACTACAGGCGTAAATTCATTGAAGCAGCACAGCGTTATATTGACCTGTCATACAGAACTGCAATACATGATGAAGAGAGAATGACAGCACTAAAGCATGCTCTGATCTGTACTATGCTTGCTTCAGCAG GCCAACAGAGATCAAGGATGTTAGCCAACTTGTTCAAAGATGAACGCTGTCAACAGCTCCCTGCCTATGGGATTTTagaaaaaat GTATTTGGACAGAATAATTCGGGGACCAGAGCTTCACGAATTTGCCAACATGTTGATGCCACACCAGAAAGCAACTACGGCAGACG GTTCAACAATCCTTGACAGAGCGGTGATTGAGCATAACTTGCTGTCTGCTAGTAAACTTTATAACAATATCACTTTTGAAGAACTTGGAGCTTTATTAGAAATCCCACCTCCCAAG GCCGAGAGAATCGCTTCACAGATGATTTCCGAGGGACGCATGTCAGGCTCCATTGATCAGATTGACGGAGTTGTACATTTTGAAA CTCAAGAAGTGTTGCCTTCATGGGACAGACAGGTCCAAAACTTGTGCTTCCAAGTCAACAATGTCATCGAGAAGATTAACGTTCACGCACCGGATTGGGCTGAAAAGTACCTAGAATCACAAATGTCTACTTAA